In a genomic window of Brucella anthropi ATCC 49188:
- a CDS encoding SDR family NAD(P)-dependent oxidoreductase has translation MQVLSLFDLSGRKALVTGASRGLGQAIAEALASAGADVAITARKSNDLSETASRIAAHGRTSATLSLDVRDVAACAAAVAQAAEALGGLDILVNNAGYEEIRPSLDVDEALWDHIVATNLKGAFFCAQAAARHMTESGKDGAIINLCSLTSYVGVPTAAPYGSSKSGLMGMTHALATEWAPSGIRVNGIAPGYFRTAMTDVFYENDDWQKAMLGKIPQGRFGAMEDVAGAVVFLASAASSYVTGQVIPIDGGYLASI, from the coding sequence ATGCAGGTTTTATCGCTTTTCGACCTAAGCGGGCGTAAAGCGCTGGTTACCGGTGCCAGCCGGGGACTGGGACAGGCTATTGCCGAAGCACTCGCCTCGGCTGGTGCCGATGTTGCCATTACAGCGCGCAAGTCCAACGACCTCTCCGAAACGGCATCCCGTATCGCCGCCCATGGCCGCACCTCGGCAACTCTTTCTCTCGATGTGCGCGATGTTGCCGCCTGTGCTGCTGCTGTCGCGCAAGCGGCAGAAGCTCTTGGCGGCCTCGATATTCTCGTCAACAATGCGGGCTATGAAGAAATCCGCCCCTCGCTCGATGTGGACGAGGCGCTCTGGGACCACATCGTGGCGACCAACCTCAAAGGCGCATTCTTTTGCGCGCAGGCCGCCGCCCGCCACATGACAGAGAGCGGGAAGGATGGAGCGATCATCAATCTGTGCTCGCTGACCTCCTATGTCGGTGTGCCAACCGCTGCTCCCTACGGTTCTTCCAAATCCGGTCTCATGGGCATGACCCATGCTTTGGCCACCGAATGGGCGCCGTCCGGTATCCGCGTCAACGGCATTGCGCCGGGCTATTTCCGCACTGCCATGACGGATGTGTTTTACGAGAATGACGACTGGCAGAAGGCGATGCTGGGCAAGATTCCGCAGGGCCGTTTCGGCGCAATGGAAGATGTTGCGGGCGCCGTGGTGTTTCTGGCAAGCGCCGCATCGTCCTATGTCACGGGGCAGGTGATCCCGATTGACGGAGGCTATCTTGCATCCATCTGA
- a CDS encoding zinc-dependent alcohol dehydrogenase, translating to MKAVRLYAAKDLRVETIDPPSRPKPGWVRLKVSAAGICGSDLHNFMTGQWISRSPSVAGHEFAGVVTETGAGVTGFKPGDTVIADSRYWCGECQSCKSGRHNVCETLGFIGEVCDGGFAEETALPARLLVHYDPAINPVVAAMGEPLSVALHAIRKQRVPSGEAVLVVGCGPIGGLAALLLSRLHDGPVLVCDRNEQRASLVSTVTGATKVPLDKAAIEAALDGQPIRYAIDATGNIGVLKAILDVLSGGGSLALVGISHGRIELDPNSLVEREISLIGCHAYQDELREIAKILPDLEASLLQLVDREISLDEVPDAYARLIAGEADGLKTIIRTGM from the coding sequence ATGAAGGCTGTCCGGCTTTATGCGGCGAAGGATTTGCGGGTCGAGACAATCGACCCGCCGTCGCGGCCTAAGCCGGGCTGGGTCCGGCTGAAAGTGTCGGCTGCCGGTATCTGCGGCTCCGATCTGCATAATTTCATGACCGGGCAGTGGATCAGCCGGTCACCTTCGGTCGCAGGCCATGAATTTGCAGGTGTCGTGACTGAAACCGGTGCTGGCGTGACCGGCTTCAAACCCGGCGATACGGTGATCGCGGACTCCCGCTACTGGTGCGGCGAATGCCAGTCCTGCAAAAGCGGCAGGCACAATGTCTGCGAAACGCTGGGGTTCATCGGTGAAGTCTGCGATGGCGGTTTTGCCGAGGAGACAGCACTTCCTGCACGGCTCCTCGTTCACTACGATCCGGCCATCAACCCGGTGGTCGCCGCCATGGGCGAACCGCTTTCGGTGGCGTTGCACGCCATCCGCAAGCAGCGCGTACCGTCGGGCGAAGCGGTCCTCGTTGTGGGTTGCGGGCCGATCGGCGGGCTTGCAGCACTTCTTCTCTCCCGCCTGCATGACGGTCCTGTACTGGTCTGCGACCGCAACGAGCAGCGCGCCAGTCTTGTTTCAACTGTCACCGGCGCAACCAAGGTTCCGCTCGACAAGGCGGCAATTGAAGCCGCACTCGATGGCCAGCCCATCCGCTATGCCATTGATGCCACCGGCAATATCGGCGTCCTCAAGGCAATTCTCGACGTGCTTTCCGGCGGCGGTTCGCTGGCACTTGTCGGCATATCCCACGGCAGGATCGAACTTGATCCGAATAGTCTGGTCGAGCGGGAGATCAGCCTGATCGGCTGCCATGCCTATCAGGACGAACTGCGTGAAATTGCAAAAATCCTGCCCGATCTTGAGGCGTCGCTGTTGCAGCTTGTCGACCGGGAAATTTCGCTCGATGAGGTTCCGGACGCCTATGCCCGGCTGATTGCCGGTGAAGCGGACGGCTTGAAAACGATCATACGGACAGGGATGTGA
- the alkB gene encoding DNA oxidative demethylase AlkB, which yields MRDLFDQIEPHEIRAPGAVLLRGFALPSEDAVLKAVADVSAVAPFRHMTTPGGYRMSVAMTNCGEFGWITDRTGYRYSTDDPETGLLWPTMPDAFRALAQTAAREAGYPDFAPDACLINRYEPGAKLSLHQDKDEQDFNNPIVSVSLGLPATFQFGGLKRTDPIAKYILHHGDVVVWGGPSRLFYHGILALKRGEHEKLGPFRLNLTFRKSR from the coding sequence ATGAGAGACCTTTTCGACCAGATTGAACCGCATGAAATCCGGGCGCCGGGCGCTGTACTTCTGCGTGGCTTTGCGCTTCCAAGTGAGGATGCCGTTCTGAAAGCTGTGGCCGATGTTTCTGCCGTGGCCCCCTTTCGCCATATGACCACGCCCGGCGGGTATCGCATGTCGGTTGCGATGACGAATTGTGGAGAATTCGGCTGGATCACGGACCGGACCGGCTATCGCTACAGTACCGACGATCCGGAAACCGGCCTTCTCTGGCCGACCATGCCGGATGCCTTCCGCGCGCTTGCCCAAACTGCTGCCCGTGAAGCTGGTTATCCTGATTTTGCGCCGGATGCCTGTCTCATCAATCGTTATGAACCGGGTGCGAAACTTTCATTGCATCAGGACAAGGACGAGCAGGATTTCAACAATCCGATTGTTTCGGTGTCGCTCGGTCTGCCTGCGACTTTCCAGTTCGGCGGGTTGAAGCGAACCGACCCGATTGCGAAATATATCCTGCATCACGGTGACGTGGTTGTGTGGGGCGGACCTTCACGTCTCTTCTATCATGGCATACTCGCCCTGAAGCGCGGCGAGCATGAAAAACTAGGTCCGTTTCGCCTCAATCTGACATTCAGAAAATCGCGCTGA
- a CDS encoding ABC transporter permease, producing MTSPLSKSIVIWTFVIAVLVLLSAPTIVVLGASFTSGNMITFPPEGFSLKWYQKIAGTSDLWDAFLRSLYVSFICTIVAIPVGTLAGIALAKYAVRFEKTIQIYLLLPFTIPLIGSGIGLMLVFGQAGILGQLWPVGIAACVINLPFMIWAVTASAANLDADLELAAANCGAGPISTFFFVALPVVVPGVISGSLLMFILALNEFLVSLLLVDARIVTLPVQIYNSIRSIITPDLAAISVVFIACAAAAIFLLDRLVGLDIFLKSK from the coding sequence ATGACCTCGCCACTGTCGAAATCCATCGTCATATGGACGTTTGTTATCGCCGTGCTGGTGCTGCTTTCCGCACCGACCATCGTGGTGCTTGGAGCTTCCTTCACATCGGGCAACATGATTACCTTTCCGCCAGAAGGGTTTTCGCTGAAATGGTATCAGAAGATCGCCGGAACGAGCGACCTCTGGGATGCATTCCTGCGCTCGCTCTACGTCTCCTTCATCTGCACCATTGTCGCCATTCCGGTCGGGACGCTCGCGGGCATAGCGCTGGCGAAATATGCCGTGCGGTTTGAAAAGACAATCCAGATTTATCTGCTGCTGCCCTTCACCATTCCGCTGATCGGTTCTGGTATTGGTCTCATGCTGGTCTTCGGTCAGGCCGGCATTCTGGGCCAGCTCTGGCCGGTGGGGATTGCAGCCTGCGTCATCAATCTGCCTTTCATGATCTGGGCGGTGACCGCAAGTGCCGCCAATCTCGATGCCGATCTGGAACTCGCCGCCGCCAATTGCGGAGCAGGGCCGATCTCGACCTTCTTCTTCGTCGCCTTACCGGTCGTCGTGCCGGGCGTCATCAGCGGCTCGCTCTTGATGTTCATTCTGGCGCTGAACGAATTTCTGGTAAGCCTGCTTCTGGTCGATGCACGCATCGTGACGCTGCCGGTGCAGATCTACAATTCGATCCGGTCCATCATTACACCAGACCTCGCGGCCATCTCCGTCGTCTTCATCGCCTGTGCCGCTGCTGCCATCTTTCTGCTCGACCGGCTGGTCGGGCTCGACATCTTCCTCAAATCGAAATGA
- a CDS encoding ABC transporter ATP-binding protein — protein sequence MNTTETGTGRKVSNGPAAVSVNNVSMIYNGFHAVRAASFDLAKGRFLTILGPSGSGKTTLLRLIAGFQKPSIGEIFINDEAVSAVPPHKRSIGMVFQKLALFPHMTAAENVAFPLKMRRFDARSIPERVERYLDLVRLNGLGERRVHELSGGQQQRVAIARALVFEPDLLLLDEPLAALDRKLREEMQLEFRRIQRELGVTTINVTHDQREALVVSDEIIVMDGGEIQQMAQPSETYRNPSNAFVANFIGVTNFISGKASSLDGNLVRVDAGMALVGMAGEGRGPVAANANVSCAIRAEQIRIGGSAAAHAELDTVLEGIVTDAIFEGERIVYELRVPALGDVLMRVFDHDPIGHSQFAEGETVHLGWNARDLIVFAV from the coding sequence ATGAATACAACCGAAACCGGAACTGGCCGTAAAGTCTCCAACGGACCGGCTGCCGTATCGGTCAACAATGTCAGCATGATCTATAACGGCTTCCATGCCGTGCGTGCGGCATCTTTCGATCTCGCCAAGGGCCGTTTTCTGACCATTCTCGGGCCGTCGGGTTCCGGCAAGACGACGCTTCTCCGCCTCATCGCCGGTTTCCAGAAACCGAGCATCGGCGAAATCTTCATCAACGATGAAGCTGTCAGCGCCGTGCCGCCGCACAAGCGCTCCATCGGCATGGTTTTCCAGAAGCTCGCGCTTTTCCCGCATATGACGGCGGCCGAAAACGTCGCGTTTCCGCTGAAAATGCGCCGCTTCGATGCGCGTTCGATCCCTGAGCGGGTGGAACGCTATCTCGACCTCGTTCGTCTGAACGGCCTCGGCGAGCGCCGTGTGCACGAGCTTTCCGGTGGCCAGCAGCAGCGCGTGGCCATCGCGCGCGCCCTCGTTTTTGAACCGGACCTGCTTCTGCTCGACGAACCTCTGGCGGCACTCGACCGCAAGCTGCGCGAGGAAATGCAGCTTGAATTTCGCCGTATCCAGCGGGAACTCGGCGTCACGACCATCAATGTCACCCATGACCAGCGCGAAGCGCTCGTCGTATCTGACGAAATCATCGTCATGGATGGCGGTGAAATCCAGCAGATGGCGCAGCCATCCGAGACCTATCGCAACCCGTCCAACGCCTTTGTGGCGAACTTCATCGGCGTCACCAATTTCATTTCCGGCAAGGCATCGTCGCTCGACGGCAATCTCGTGCGGGTCGATGCAGGAATGGCTCTGGTAGGCATGGCAGGCGAGGGGCGCGGACCGGTTGCCGCCAACGCAAATGTCTCGTGCGCAATCCGCGCCGAACAGATCCGTATCGGCGGCAGCGCCGCAGCGCATGCGGAACTCGATACCGTGCTTGAAGGCATCGTTACGGATGCGATCTTCGAGGGCGAACGCATCGTCTATGAATTGCGGGTTCCTGCGTTAGGAGACGTGTTGATGCGCGTCTTCGACCACGATCCCATCGGCCATAGCCAGTTTGCAGAAGGTGAAACCGTGCATCTTGGCTGGAACGCCCGCGATCTCATCGTCTTTGCCGTATGA
- the hisD gene encoding histidinol dehydrogenase, with the protein MSDVSFHELAKLGDAARAELLKRSETDLSGFIEKVKPIIEAVRTEGDAALVRFARDLDKAEVDPANIKATEAEFDAAFDKVEKDVIEAIQFGIDNIRHFHEEQKPEAMWLKEMRPGAFAGDRFTPIRSVALYIPRGKGAFPSVTMMTAVPAVVAGVPDLAIVTPPTPDGSVDAATLVAARLAGVETVYKVGGAQAVAAVAYGTETVKPALKIVGPGSPWVVAAKRLLGGVIDPGLPAGPSEAVIFADDTVKGGLAALDLLIEAEHGPDSSAWLVTHSRRVAEEALAALPDHWARMTEQRVGFSKTVLTGKYGGIVLTSSVEESYKFINDYAPEHLELLSTDPFAHLGHITEAAEILMGPHTPVVIGNFGLGPNAVLPTSRWARTYGPLSVTDFVKRSSIGYVTASAYPEFAKHARTLARYEGFSSHENAVSEIRKDYL; encoded by the coding sequence ATGTCCGATGTTTCTTTTCACGAACTGGCTAAACTGGGCGATGCAGCGCGCGCCGAACTTCTCAAGCGCTCGGAAACCGACCTGTCGGGCTTTATCGAGAAGGTTAAGCCGATCATCGAAGCCGTTCGCACCGAAGGCGACGCGGCGCTTGTCCGCTTTGCGCGCGATCTCGACAAGGCAGAAGTCGATCCGGCGAACATCAAGGCGACGGAAGCCGAGTTCGATGCCGCTTTCGACAAGGTGGAAAAGGACGTGATCGAGGCGATCCAGTTCGGTATCGACAATATCCGCCATTTCCATGAGGAGCAGAAGCCAGAGGCCATGTGGCTGAAGGAAATGCGTCCCGGTGCCTTTGCAGGCGACCGTTTCACGCCGATCCGTTCCGTCGCGCTCTATATTCCGCGTGGCAAGGGGGCGTTTCCGTCCGTCACCATGATGACCGCCGTTCCGGCTGTGGTTGCTGGCGTGCCTGATCTTGCCATCGTCACCCCGCCGACGCCGGATGGTTCCGTCGATGCTGCCACGCTCGTTGCAGCACGCCTTGCCGGTGTGGAAACCGTCTACAAGGTTGGCGGTGCGCAGGCCGTTGCTGCCGTCGCCTATGGCACGGAAACGGTGAAACCGGCGCTCAAGATCGTTGGCCCCGGCAGCCCATGGGTGGTCGCAGCCAAGCGCCTGCTCGGCGGCGTCATCGATCCCGGCCTGCCTGCGGGACCTTCCGAAGCTGTCATTTTCGCCGACGACACAGTGAAAGGTGGCCTTGCGGCGCTCGATCTGCTGATCGAGGCGGAACATGGCCCGGATTCGTCGGCATGGCTCGTCACGCATAGCCGCCGCGTCGCGGAAGAAGCGCTGGCTGCATTGCCGGACCATTGGGCGCGCATGACCGAACAGCGTGTCGGCTTCTCCAAAACCGTACTTACCGGCAAATATGGTGGCATCGTCCTGACGTCTTCCGTGGAAGAGAGCTACAAGTTCATCAACGACTATGCGCCGGAACATCTGGAGCTTCTTTCGACCGATCCGTTCGCGCATCTCGGCCATATCACAGAAGCTGCCGAAATCCTGATGGGACCGCACACGCCGGTCGTCATCGGCAATTTCGGCCTCGGCCCCAATGCCGTGCTGCCGACCAGCCGCTGGGCGCGCACCTATGGTCCGCTTTCGGTAACGGATTTCGTCAAGCGTTCGTCCATCGGCTATGTGACGGCTTCCGCCTATCCGGAATTTGCAAAACATGCCCGCACACTGGCGCGTTACGAAGGGTTCTCCTCACACGAGAACGCCGTGTCAGAAATCCGCAAGGATTACCTCTAG
- a CDS encoding ABC transporter permease: MRAARTAYPMTWRIMDALEAIAAFLWPARFNRAVPYLMLLPAIALVGLLVLGLIQIADTSLRTLDTSTFLMSDYYTLANYKRALTESLFATVAWRSLFGSLVVTAFTLLLAFPYAYLMVRTPSAALRKFLLIALFLPFFIGQVVRAYGWLIILGNQGMVNEALGLVGIAPMRLLYNYPAVLFGLIQYMLPFAVLMLAPALTAIPEEMEAAASSLGANWLRTFAHVVLPMARPGLIGAGLVVMTLSLTDFAVPAILGGGSQDFIANAIYDQFFRTSDQGLGATLALLLVGVGSVLVGIVFTLFGAGTLAMGRARK; encoded by the coding sequence ATGCGAGCGGCACGCACTGCCTATCCCATGACATGGCGCATCATGGACGCGCTGGAAGCAATCGCAGCCTTTTTGTGGCCCGCGCGGTTCAATCGCGCCGTGCCTTATCTGATGCTGCTTCCGGCGATTGCTCTGGTCGGACTGCTGGTGCTGGGCTTGATCCAGATCGCGGATACCAGCCTGCGCACGCTCGACACTTCGACGTTCCTGATGTCGGACTATTACACGCTCGCCAATTACAAGCGCGCACTGACGGAAAGCCTCTTTGCAACCGTGGCATGGCGCAGCCTGTTCGGCTCGCTCGTCGTGACCGCATTCACGCTTCTTCTGGCATTTCCCTATGCCTATCTCATGGTGCGCACGCCATCGGCTGCATTGCGCAAATTCCTGCTGATCGCGCTGTTCCTGCCCTTCTTCATCGGTCAGGTCGTGCGCGCCTATGGCTGGCTCATCATTCTCGGTAATCAAGGCATGGTCAACGAAGCGCTTGGCCTTGTCGGTATCGCGCCAATGCGGCTGCTCTATAATTATCCGGCAGTTCTGTTCGGCCTCATTCAATATATGTTGCCATTCGCCGTGCTGATGCTGGCGCCAGCCCTGACGGCCATACCGGAGGAAATGGAAGCGGCGGCAAGCTCGCTCGGTGCGAACTGGCTGCGGACCTTCGCCCACGTCGTCCTGCCCATGGCCCGTCCGGGCCTGATCGGCGCGGGACTGGTGGTGATGACGCTGTCGCTCACCGATTTTGCCGTACCGGCTATTCTGGGCGGCGGGTCGCAGGATTTCATCGCCAATGCGATCTATGACCAGTTCTTCCGCACGTCCGATCAGGGACTGGGCGCAACGCTTGCGCTGCTTCTCGTCGGCGTCGGTTCCGTTCTCGTCGGGATCGTATTCACGCTGTTCGGGGCTGGCACGCTGGCCATGGGGAGGGCGCGCAAATGA
- a CDS encoding ABC transporter substrate-binding protein: MSNLKKPFLILDRRRFLQSAGAFAAAAGTTSLGLSRAFAEEPAKPKELIVRAWGGSWVEALKAGVSDPFTAKTGISIRHDLTEDNEIQPKLWAAVAQKRVPPIHVNWDTTTNATKSALRGVTEDLSDLSNLKNTTDLAKPVGLDGYPIVNTYGYVYVLAYRPEAFPDGPPKSWHALLDPKFKGRIALYNDGIGFHFPAQVAGGGKLEDIPGNMQPAWDFITRVKQQQPLLGEDPDFTTWFQKGEIDLACTISTNAREAQKNGVKIDWTVPEEGAKFDTDGLWIPKGLPENELYWAKEYINFALTKDAQQVWLDGLGLPGVVPGLTPPADLVNDPAYPTKDEDFKHLIRISAKVQVENESEWFSKFKAIMQG; this comes from the coding sequence ATGAGCAATCTGAAGAAACCTTTTCTGATACTCGACCGCCGCCGCTTCCTGCAGAGCGCAGGCGCTTTTGCCGCCGCAGCCGGCACGACATCGCTCGGCCTGTCGCGCGCATTTGCTGAAGAGCCAGCTAAGCCGAAGGAACTGATCGTGCGCGCCTGGGGTGGCAGCTGGGTGGAGGCGCTTAAAGCGGGCGTGTCCGATCCGTTTACCGCCAAGACCGGCATTTCCATCCGTCACGACCTGACGGAAGACAACGAAATCCAGCCGAAGCTCTGGGCTGCGGTCGCGCAGAAGCGTGTTCCGCCGATCCACGTCAACTGGGATACGACCACCAATGCGACCAAATCGGCATTGCGCGGCGTGACGGAAGACCTGTCGGACCTGTCGAACCTCAAGAACACCACCGATCTTGCCAAGCCGGTTGGTCTCGACGGCTATCCGATCGTCAACACCTATGGCTATGTCTATGTGCTGGCCTATCGTCCGGAAGCCTTCCCGGATGGCCCGCCGAAGTCGTGGCACGCCCTGCTCGATCCGAAATTCAAGGGACGCATCGCGCTTTATAACGATGGCATCGGCTTCCACTTCCCGGCGCAGGTTGCCGGTGGCGGCAAGCTGGAAGACATTCCGGGCAACATGCAGCCCGCATGGGATTTCATCACCAGGGTGAAGCAGCAGCAGCCGCTTCTCGGCGAAGACCCGGATTTCACCACCTGGTTCCAGAAGGGTGAAATCGATCTGGCCTGCACCATTTCCACCAATGCGCGCGAAGCCCAGAAGAACGGCGTCAAGATCGACTGGACCGTTCCGGAAGAGGGCGCGAAGTTCGACACCGACGGCCTTTGGATTCCAAAGGGCCTGCCGGAAAACGAGCTTTACTGGGCCAAGGAATATATCAATTTCGCCCTTACCAAGGATGCGCAGCAGGTCTGGCTCGACGGCCTCGGTCTGCCGGGTGTCGTGCCGGGCCTGACCCCGCCCGCCGATCTGGTGAACGATCCGGCCTATCCGACCAAGGACGAGGATTTCAAACACCTCATCCGTATTTCGGCAAAGGTGCAGGTGGAAAACGAGAGCGAGTGGTTCTCGAAGTTCAAGGCTATCATGCAGGGCTGA
- a CDS encoding histidinol-phosphate transaminase has translation MAQENARFGDLIRPEIRGLSPYNAGLTIAEVEARYHPPAIAKLGSNENPLGPSPKVQALFSGAHDLLRLYPDPSGRELAQEIAIEFDWPQDRIILGNGSEDLIGVICRTVLRPRDRVVTLYPSFPLHEDYATTMGASVERVEVTPSLEVDVDALVAAVATAPRLVMFANPLNPVGSWLTPEALQRVVNAVSPETLLVVDEAYAEYAAGDDYPSAATLLRDSGLHWVALRTFSKAYGLAGARLGFGLVSDPDLRGFLDRARTPFNANGIAQAAGLVARRDKDHLAKGIALALSERERMAGFLSERQMRFAPSKGNFLFIDVKSDSVAFAEKLLEDGVIVKPWKQQGYTTFIRVSVGAPEENDLFMRSFEKATGLA, from the coding sequence ATGGCGCAGGAAAATGCCCGGTTTGGCGATCTGATTCGACCCGAAATCCGTGGTCTCAGCCCCTATAATGCCGGTCTCACCATTGCCGAGGTGGAGGCGCGCTATCATCCTCCGGCAATCGCAAAACTCGGCTCCAACGAGAACCCGCTTGGACCGTCACCCAAGGTGCAGGCGCTCTTTTCCGGTGCCCATGATCTGCTGCGGCTCTACCCCGACCCGTCGGGACGCGAACTGGCGCAGGAAATTGCGATCGAGTTCGATTGGCCGCAGGACCGCATCATTCTCGGCAACGGATCGGAAGACCTGATCGGCGTAATCTGCCGCACCGTTTTGCGGCCGCGCGACCGGGTGGTCACACTTTACCCGTCCTTTCCGTTGCACGAGGATTATGCGACGACCATGGGGGCAAGTGTCGAACGGGTTGAAGTGACGCCGTCGCTTGAAGTCGACGTTGATGCGCTGGTGGCGGCAGTTGCGACCGCTCCACGTCTCGTGATGTTCGCAAATCCGCTCAATCCGGTCGGGAGTTGGCTGACACCGGAGGCTTTGCAGCGCGTTGTCAATGCGGTCTCGCCGGAGACGCTGCTGGTCGTGGACGAAGCTTATGCTGAATATGCAGCCGGCGACGATTATCCGTCTGCCGCTACACTTCTGCGCGACAGCGGCCTTCACTGGGTGGCGCTGCGTACCTTCTCCAAGGCTTATGGGTTGGCCGGTGCGCGTCTGGGATTCGGGCTTGTCAGCGACCCGGACTTGCGCGGGTTTCTGGACCGCGCCCGCACGCCTTTCAACGCCAATGGCATTGCACAGGCTGCGGGGCTGGTTGCGCGCCGGGATAAAGACCATCTCGCAAAGGGTATCGCGCTTGCGCTTAGCGAGCGGGAACGGATGGCCGGTTTCCTGAGCGAGCGACAAATGCGTTTTGCGCCCTCCAAGGGGAATTTTCTGTTCATCGACGTGAAATCGGATTCTGTTGCGTTTGCCGAAAAACTGCTGGAAGACGGCGTCATCGTGAAGCCTTGGAAGCAGCAGGGCTACACGACTTTCATCCGCGTTAGTGTCGGCGCACCGGAAGAAAATGATCTTTTCATGCGCTCTTTCGAAAAAGCCACAGGACTGGCTTGA
- the rhaI gene encoding L-rhamnose catabolism isomerase yields MSEQRIAADFIAEHNSGFEKSLKSDYQALGEQLLRRGIEIDTITDKVAAYYVAVPSWGTGTGGTRFGRFPGRGEPRGIFDKLDDCAVINELCRATPNVSLHIPWDKADPKKLKAHAEALGLGFDAMNSNTFADGADQKLSYKFGSLTHVDPAVRAQAVEHNIECIEIGKAIGSKALTVWLSDGSNFPGQQNFTRAFERYLASMGEIYHALPDDWRLFSEHKMYEPAFYSTVVQDWGTNYLIASTLGPKAQCLVDLGHHAPNTNIEMIVARLIQFGKLGGFHFNDSKYGDDDLDAGSIDPYRLFLVFNELVDADYRGVADFHPAHMIDQSHNVTDPLESLISSANEIRRAYAQALLVDREALETYQQENDALMASDTLKRAYRTDVEPILAEARRRTGGAIEPIAAYRASGYRDKVAKERPESRSDGGAFN; encoded by the coding sequence ATGTCCGAGCAACGCATTGCGGCCGATTTCATCGCCGAGCATAATTCCGGTTTTGAGAAATCATTGAAGAGCGATTATCAGGCGCTCGGCGAACAGCTTTTGCGCCGTGGCATCGAGATCGACACGATTACAGACAAGGTGGCGGCCTATTACGTGGCCGTACCTTCATGGGGCACAGGCACAGGCGGCACCCGCTTTGGGCGCTTTCCGGGAAGGGGCGAACCGCGCGGCATTTTCGACAAGCTGGACGATTGCGCCGTCATCAACGAGCTTTGCCGTGCCACACCGAATGTTTCCCTGCATATTCCGTGGGACAAGGCCGACCCGAAGAAACTTAAAGCCCATGCCGAAGCGCTAGGTCTCGGCTTCGACGCCATGAACTCCAATACATTTGCCGACGGCGCAGACCAGAAGCTTTCCTACAAATTCGGGTCGCTTACCCATGTCGATCCGGCAGTGCGGGCGCAAGCCGTAGAGCACAATATCGAATGTATCGAAATCGGAAAAGCCATAGGTTCCAAAGCCTTGACCGTCTGGTTGAGCGATGGTTCCAACTTTCCGGGCCAGCAGAATTTCACCCGCGCCTTTGAGCGCTATCTGGCTTCCATGGGTGAAATCTATCACGCACTACCCGACGACTGGCGCCTGTTCTCCGAACACAAAATGTATGAACCGGCCTTCTATTCGACGGTGGTGCAGGATTGGGGCACCAATTACCTCATCGCCTCGACGCTAGGGCCAAAGGCGCAATGTCTGGTCGATCTTGGCCACCATGCGCCCAACACCAATATCGAAATGATCGTCGCGCGGCTGATCCAGTTCGGGAAACTTGGCGGTTTCCATTTCAACGACAGCAAATATGGCGATGACGATCTCGACGCCGGCTCCATCGATCCGTATCGATTATTCCTTGTTTTCAATGAGTTGGTGGATGCAGATTATCGTGGTGTGGCCGACTTCCATCCGGCTCATATGATCGACCAATCGCACAATGTGACCGACCCGCTGGAGAGCCTGATCTCATCCGCCAATGAAATCCGCCGTGCCTATGCGCAGGCGCTTCTGGTGGATCGTGAAGCGCTCGAAACCTATCAGCAGGAAAACGACGCGCTGATGGCATCTGATACGCTGAAACGCGCCTATAGAACCGACGTCGAACCAATTCTCGCGGAAGCACGTCGCCGCACCGGCGGGGCCATCGAACCGATTGCCGCCTACCGAGCCAGTGGCTACCGCGATAAGGTTGCGAAGGAGCGTCCGGAGAGTAGAAGCGACGGCGGGGCGTTTAACTAA